One Narcine bancroftii isolate sNarBan1 chromosome 3, sNarBan1.hap1, whole genome shotgun sequence DNA window includes the following coding sequences:
- the slx1b gene encoding structure-specific endonuclease subunit SLX1 translates to MGFTCCSAETQVPGSCLHRLHRESEAENPAAQCWPASGGCLAHKWERALGHGFNCSRIPLGGGRAEAVTSALPLQFEWSWQHPSRCRMLAGVTAKARGEGSFPYHLRLLWELLRCPRWGRFALTLRWIHQELRQDWPPDRAPLAHISLAFGEAMGEVTATGEATVTGATARAGGGCSVCGEVLTDRTAFLPCLHPRCTARSHIVCLARNFLQDEPEHLLPLEGPCPRVTGRISSTLSTTA, encoded by the exons ATGGGGTTTACCTGTTGCTCTGCCGAAACCCAAGTTCCGGGGTCGTGTTTACATCGGTTACACCGTGAATCCGAGGCGGAGAATCCAGCAGCACAATGCTGGCCGGCGTCGGGGGGGTGCCTGGCGCACAAGTGGGAGAGGGCCCTG GGACATGGTTTTAATTGTTCACGGATTCCCCTCGGAGGTGGCCGCGCTGAAG CGGTGACCTCTGCCCTCCCTCTGCAGTTCGAGTGGTCGTGGCAGCACCCGTCCCGGTGCCGGATGTTGGCGGGGGTTACAGCCAAGGCCCGAGGGGAGGGCAGCTTCCCCTACCACCTGCGCCTGCTTTGGGAGCTGCTGCGGTGTCCCCGCTGGGGCCGCTTCGCCCTCACCCTCCGCTGGATCCACCAGGAACTCCGGCAGGACTGGCCGCCAGACAGGGCTCCCCTGGCCCACATCTCACTGGCCTTTGGCGAGGCAATGGGAGAGGTGACAGCGACAGGAGAGGCGACAGTGACAGGAGCCACGGCCAGGGCAGGAGGAGGCTGCAGTGTCTGTGGTGAGGTCCTGACG GACAGGACAGCATTCCTCCCCTGCCTCCACCCGCGCTGCACAGCACGATCCCATATCGTCTGCCTGGCCCGGAACTTTCTCCAGGACGAACCAGAACATCTCCTCCCGCTGGAGGGGCCATGTCCCAG GGTCACTGGGCGGATCTCCTCAACCCTGAGCACAACGGCGtag